The following proteins are encoded in a genomic region of Gemmatimonadaceae bacterium:
- a CDS encoding N(G),N(G)-dimethylarginine dimethylaminohydrolase, with translation MAWLALTRAVSPTLADCELTHLDRTPIDVARAEAQHAAYEQALRSLGCDVRRVPAAPENPDAVFIEDTAVVLDELAVITRPGAESRRSELEPVAEVLATLRPLHRLEAPGTLDGGDVMVVGSTIFVGRTLRTNDDGIAQLRAAVAPFGYRVIAVEVTGCLHLKSAVTALDTDTVLCNPAWVDPAAFAPKAAALVADDEPNAANVVRVGERLLAAEGYPRTNAMLRARGYSVTTVPADELAKAEGAVTCCSLIVRVG, from the coding sequence ATGGCCTGGCTTGCCCTGACCCGTGCCGTGAGCCCCACGCTTGCGGACTGTGAACTGACGCATCTCGACCGCACGCCCATCGACGTGGCGCGCGCCGAGGCGCAGCATGCCGCGTACGAGCAGGCGCTGCGATCACTGGGCTGCGACGTCCGCCGCGTGCCCGCCGCGCCGGAGAATCCAGATGCGGTCTTCATCGAAGACACGGCGGTGGTGCTCGACGAGCTGGCGGTGATCACCCGCCCGGGCGCAGAAAGTCGCCGGTCGGAGTTGGAGCCGGTCGCCGAGGTGCTGGCCACGCTGCGGCCGCTGCATCGCCTCGAAGCGCCCGGCACGCTCGATGGCGGCGACGTGATGGTGGTGGGGAGCACGATCTTCGTGGGGCGCACGCTGCGCACTAACGACGACGGCATCGCGCAACTCCGCGCCGCGGTGGCGCCATTCGGCTACCGGGTCATCGCGGTGGAGGTGACTGGCTGTCTCCACCTCAAGAGCGCGGTCACCGCACTCGACACTGACACGGTGCTGTGCAACCCGGCGTGGGTCGATCCCGCCGCGTTCGCCCCGAAGGCCGCGGCATTGGTCGCCGACGATGAGCCCAACGCCGCCAACGTCGTGCGCGTGGGGGAGCGACTGCTTGCCGCCGAAGGCTATCCGCGCACGAACGCGATGCTGCGGGCGCGCGGGTATTCGGTGACGACGGTCCCGGCGGATGAGCTGGCGAAGGCGGAGGGGGCGGTTACTTGTTGTTCGCTGATTGTGCGGGTGGGATGA
- a CDS encoding amino acid permease: MTLPADTPSHKLGPWTATALVVGNIIGVGVFVLPTSLAPYGWGSVVGWTITLIGALSLAWVLSVLSRRLPDSGGAMGIVRLAFGGDVGFLNAWGYWISVWVANAVIAIAGVNYLGSLIPGLTVSKPATSAASIAALWMLTWVNWRGPRSAGSLQLITTILKAWPFIATIFVGILLMNGAHPPALLPFSASQFTLGTATATATLTLYAMTGLESAAVPASTVENPEKVIPRATMFGTLFSGLANTALSLTIIALLPSAQLASSKAPLVDFLAPSLGVLAGALVSLSVAISAFGCLNGWVLLSAEIPAGLAESGELPLWWGRRNRHGAASHALVVSSVLTSVVIALNASDRFTNVFTFALLLSTATILILYLLIPLAALRFAMQSRIPPTGGLLITAVLATLFAIWAIVGAGGAAVGWGAVLTAAG, encoded by the coding sequence ATGACGCTGCCTGCCGATACGCCGTCGCACAAGCTGGGACCGTGGACGGCCACCGCACTCGTGGTCGGCAACATCATCGGCGTCGGCGTCTTTGTGCTGCCGACCTCCCTGGCGCCGTACGGGTGGGGCAGTGTTGTGGGGTGGACGATCACCCTGATCGGCGCGCTCTCGCTCGCCTGGGTCCTGTCTGTGCTGTCGCGTCGGTTGCCCGACAGCGGCGGAGCGATGGGAATCGTGCGCCTCGCCTTCGGCGGCGACGTCGGTTTCCTCAATGCATGGGGCTACTGGATCTCCGTCTGGGTGGCCAACGCGGTGATCGCCATCGCCGGGGTCAACTATCTCGGTTCGCTCATCCCCGGGTTGACCGTATCGAAGCCCGCGACCTCCGCCGCATCGATCGCGGCGCTCTGGATGCTGACCTGGGTCAACTGGCGTGGGCCGCGATCAGCAGGCTCGCTGCAGCTGATCACCACCATCCTCAAGGCGTGGCCGTTCATCGCGACGATCTTCGTCGGCATTCTGCTGATGAATGGGGCCCACCCGCCCGCCCTGCTCCCGTTCTCGGCATCGCAGTTCACGCTCGGCACCGCGACCGCCACGGCGACGCTCACGTTGTACGCGATGACCGGGCTCGAGTCTGCCGCGGTGCCGGCCAGTACGGTCGAGAATCCGGAGAAGGTGATCCCGCGCGCCACCATGTTCGGCACGCTGTTTTCCGGGCTCGCCAATACGGCGCTGTCGCTCACCATCATCGCGTTGCTGCCTTCGGCGCAGCTCGCGTCGTCGAAGGCGCCGCTGGTGGACTTTCTGGCGCCGAGTCTCGGGGTGCTGGCGGGCGCCCTCGTGTCCCTCTCGGTGGCCATCAGCGCCTTCGGATGTCTGAATGGCTGGGTGCTGCTCTCCGCCGAGATCCCGGCGGGGCTCGCCGAGTCGGGTGAGCTCCCGTTGTGGTGGGGTCGTCGCAATCGACATGGTGCCGCCAGTCATGCGCTGGTGGTGAGCTCGGTGCTCACCAGCGTGGTGATCGCGCTCAATGCGAGTGACCGCTTCACCAACGTGTTTACCTTCGCGTTGCTGCTGTCCACGGCGACGATCCTCATTTTGTATCTGCTTATTCCGCTGGCGGCGCTGCGGTTCGCCATGCAATCGCGCATTCCGCCCACGGGCGGCCTGCTCATCACCGCCGTGCTGGCTACCCTCTTCGCGATCTGGGCGATCGTTGGTGCTGGTGGTGCGGCCGTTGGCTGGGGCGCCGTGCTGACGGCGGCGGGCTGA
- a CDS encoding response regulator encodes MRSLAPTVPSHPDRELALPGYLAATYALFTLIQGVSLAVTAQIGQRTGLSPAAAVGLVMILGAPTGGRSLVAITTLLANATAYWLVPDAQAAPPLVGMGVRLLGDWGGALLVLRVIRERPSFERASWLVRFGGLIALVITPTVSVVAAVLLQLNHGGSLWTEFVHWYVPEVIMILTVGPAIWVLRDAVIRARRTPASEIAYGGAVLTILIVAATIAVQQPNVAGITPPISLAVVPLMLYIGYRFGVGTTAWAGVIVMVLLIGFTADGIGPFAATRAAGIPRFVAVELYVGALAIPLVGFAAVLQELRESSQRFQSFLDTTTTPVVAVDLSRRVVGFSPSADQMFRASSGVGLRSGLDPLEAVQESPDVLERRTRGWTNALAGEVHVAVLEPNAETRVEMRYEPMRNSQGDVVGAVASATDLIQQEREAAERERVSRLETIGRVAGGIVHDVNNLMTVILGQVFALRRLTRGSDAARGAFDEIELTVERTKRLSAQLLAFSRAQPIEPIVTELQSEARRTLDMLRRVLQEDAVLTTDFADGDWRIAVDRGQFEQLLLNLVTNARDAMPNGGTVRLASYRETFAAAAGARLGIPAGDYVRLDISDEGAGIPVEVISNIFDPFYTTKGAQGNGLGLATVKAIMQKAGGAVSVASAPGLGTTFSMWFPRTTLPLTVAAAETIASSWTPDVPSSHAIVCEDEPAIRRVVARTLGSAGWQVTECATAEDALTQLSRADAAYSLLITDVVMPGMSGIDLMRAARQRQPTIAIMLMTGYSEEIVHSVEVNDRPDVVLAKPFRGEDLIREAQRLLAS; translated from the coding sequence TTGCGTTCTCTCGCTCCCACGGTGCCCTCGCACCCCGACCGCGAACTCGCGCTCCCGGGCTATCTCGCCGCGACCTATGCGCTCTTCACGCTGATTCAGGGCGTGTCGCTGGCCGTCACGGCGCAGATCGGGCAGCGCACGGGCCTCTCGCCGGCGGCGGCGGTGGGATTGGTCATGATTCTCGGCGCCCCCACCGGCGGCCGCTCGCTCGTGGCCATCACCACGTTGCTGGCAAATGCGACAGCCTACTGGCTCGTCCCCGATGCCCAGGCCGCGCCGCCGCTCGTGGGGATGGGGGTGCGTCTCCTCGGTGATTGGGGAGGGGCGCTGCTCGTCCTCCGGGTCATTCGCGAACGCCCGTCGTTCGAACGCGCCTCGTGGCTGGTACGGTTTGGTGGGCTCATTGCACTGGTGATCACGCCAACGGTGTCGGTCGTGGCGGCGGTCCTGCTGCAGCTCAACCACGGCGGGAGTCTGTGGACGGAGTTCGTGCACTGGTACGTGCCCGAAGTGATCATGATTCTGACGGTCGGGCCAGCCATCTGGGTGCTGCGCGACGCCGTGATCCGCGCGCGGCGGACACCGGCCAGCGAAATCGCATACGGCGGGGCGGTATTGACGATCCTGATCGTGGCCGCCACGATCGCCGTGCAGCAACCGAATGTCGCCGGCATCACCCCGCCGATCAGTCTCGCCGTGGTCCCGCTCATGCTGTACATCGGCTATCGCTTCGGCGTGGGGACCACCGCGTGGGCGGGCGTCATCGTCATGGTGCTGCTGATCGGCTTCACCGCCGACGGCATCGGCCCCTTCGCCGCTACCCGAGCCGCGGGCATCCCACGCTTCGTGGCCGTCGAGCTGTATGTCGGCGCGCTCGCCATTCCACTGGTGGGCTTTGCCGCCGTGCTGCAGGAGCTCCGGGAGTCGTCGCAGCGCTTCCAATCGTTTCTCGACACCACGACCACCCCCGTCGTCGCCGTTGACCTCAGCCGTCGCGTCGTCGGGTTCAGCCCCAGCGCCGATCAGATGTTTCGCGCGTCCTCCGGCGTCGGTCTCCGCAGTGGCCTGGATCCCCTCGAGGCGGTACAGGAGTCGCCGGATGTCCTGGAGCGACGGACCCGCGGGTGGACGAACGCGTTGGCCGGTGAAGTGCACGTTGCTGTGCTCGAGCCCAACGCCGAGACGCGCGTGGAAATGCGCTATGAGCCGATGCGCAACAGCCAGGGCGACGTGGTGGGTGCCGTGGCGTCCGCCACCGACCTCATCCAACAGGAACGCGAGGCCGCCGAGCGCGAACGCGTGAGTCGACTCGAAACGATCGGTCGCGTCGCCGGCGGCATCGTGCATGATGTGAACAACCTGATGACCGTGATTCTGGGCCAGGTGTTCGCGCTCCGGCGCCTCACGCGCGGCTCAGACGCGGCGCGCGGGGCCTTCGACGAGATCGAACTGACCGTGGAGCGGACCAAACGCCTCTCCGCCCAGCTGCTGGCGTTCTCTCGTGCGCAGCCCATCGAGCCGATTGTCACCGAGCTGCAGAGCGAAGCGCGGCGCACGCTCGACATGCTGCGACGGGTGCTGCAGGAGGATGCAGTGCTCACGACCGACTTCGCCGACGGCGACTGGCGCATCGCCGTCGATCGCGGTCAGTTCGAACAGCTTCTGCTCAATCTCGTAACCAATGCGCGCGATGCCATGCCGAATGGCGGCACCGTGCGGCTCGCATCGTATCGGGAGACCTTCGCCGCCGCGGCGGGGGCGCGTCTGGGGATCCCGGCGGGCGATTATGTCCGGCTCGACATCAGCGACGAGGGCGCGGGGATCCCCGTCGAGGTCATCTCGAACATCTTCGACCCGTTCTACACCACGAAGGGCGCGCAAGGGAACGGCCTCGGTCTCGCCACGGTGAAGGCCATCATGCAGAAGGCTGGCGGCGCCGTCAGCGTCGCCAGCGCGCCCGGCTTGGGGACGACGTTCAGCATGTGGTTTCCCCGGACCACCTTGCCACTCACGGTGGCGGCAGCCGAAACGATCGCGAGCAGCTGGACACCCGACGTGCCGTCTTCGCATGCGATCGTATGCGAAGACGAGCCGGCCATTCGTCGCGTGGTGGCGCGCACGCTGGGCAGCGCCGGGTGGCAGGTGACCGAGTGTGCGACGGCCGAAGACGCGCTGACCCAGCTCTCGCGCGCCGATGCGGCGTACTCGCTGCTGATCACCGATGTCGTCATGCCCGGCATGAGCGGCATCGATCTGATGCGCGCCGCCCGTCAGCGGCAGCCGACCATCGCGATCATGCTGATGACCGGGTACTCGGAAGAGATCGTGCACTCGGTCGAGGTGAACGACCGTCCGGACGTGGTCCTGGCCAAGCCGTTCCGGGGCGAGGATCTCATTCGCGAGGCGCAGCGGCTGCTCGCGTCGTGA
- a CDS encoding PaaI family thioesterase produces MPRFTLEQLQQRASTHLPAYLGIRITHIAEGELHAEFTVRHELTAVNSYLHAGAIVSLADTAAGFGCIAHLPEGAENFTTIELKTNHVSTAREGVVQCVATLVHAGRSTQVWDATVTHADTGKVIAYYRCTQMILWPRG; encoded by the coding sequence ATTCCACGCTTCACGCTCGAACAGCTCCAGCAGCGCGCCTCCACGCACCTCCCCGCCTACCTCGGCATTCGCATCACGCACATCGCCGAGGGCGAGCTGCACGCCGAGTTCACGGTGCGCCACGAACTCACGGCGGTGAACAGCTATCTGCACGCCGGCGCGATCGTGAGTCTCGCTGATACCGCCGCCGGCTTCGGGTGCATCGCGCATCTCCCCGAAGGCGCCGAGAACTTCACGACGATCGAGCTCAAGACCAACCATGTGAGCACGGCGCGCGAGGGCGTGGTGCAGTGCGTGGCTACGCTGGTGCACGCCGGTCGCAGCACGCAGGTGTGGGATGCGACCGTGACGCACGCGGACACGGGGAAGGTGATCGCGTACTATCGGTGTACGCAGATGATTTTGTGGCCGCGGGGGTAG
- a CDS encoding GNAT family N-acetyltransferase codes for MQVDIVASAALTATQRDAVVALCTAAYEEPFAAYLTDIGPGVHLLGTVDGQLVSHLMWVPRTLYLDGGRPLETAYVEAVATQPAEQGKGYATRLMRAVPALVEAFDLAALSPSDEAWYARLGWEMWRGPLSVRDAGGVVETPDEEVMILRLPKTPAGLNVSAPLACDWRPGEVW; via the coding sequence ATGCAGGTCGATATCGTCGCATCCGCCGCGCTCACAGCCACGCAGCGCGACGCCGTGGTGGCACTGTGTACGGCCGCCTATGAGGAACCGTTCGCGGCCTATCTCACCGACATCGGCCCTGGCGTGCATCTCCTGGGGACGGTCGATGGCCAGCTGGTGTCGCACCTGATGTGGGTGCCGCGCACGCTCTATCTCGACGGTGGCCGCCCGTTGGAGACGGCCTATGTGGAAGCCGTGGCCACGCAGCCCGCGGAGCAGGGAAAGGGCTACGCGACGCGCCTGATGCGTGCCGTGCCGGCGCTGGTGGAGGCGTTTGATCTGGCCGCGCTCTCGCCGAGCGACGAGGCCTGGTACGCCCGGCTCGGCTGGGAGATGTGGCGCGGACCGCTCTCGGTACGCGACGCCGGCGGCGTCGTGGAGACGCCCGATGAAGAGGTGATGATCCTGCGGTTACCCAAGACGCCGGCCGGACTCAATGTGAGTGCCCCGCTGGCCTGCGACTGGCGGCCGGGCGAGGTGTGGTAG
- a CDS encoding YccF domain-containing protein: MVLLGNILWFVLGGFFSWLGWVIAGGILAITIVGLPWAYAAFRIAGFAAFPFGKTLVDARSVGEQIIPGTGIANVLWLLFAGVWLWLAHVVAGIGCCLTIIGIPFGLAHFRLASVSLAPLGKRVQHTA; encoded by the coding sequence ATGGTCCTCCTCGGCAATATCCTCTGGTTCGTGCTCGGCGGCTTTTTCTCGTGGCTCGGCTGGGTGATCGCGGGTGGCATTCTGGCGATCACGATCGTCGGGCTGCCGTGGGCATACGCGGCGTTCCGCATTGCCGGCTTCGCCGCCTTCCCGTTCGGCAAGACGCTGGTGGATGCACGGAGCGTCGGCGAGCAGATCATTCCCGGTACGGGGATCGCGAACGTCCTCTGGCTGCTCTTTGCCGGCGTGTGGCTGTGGCTCGCGCATGTGGTGGCCGGCATTGGCTGCTGCCTGACCATCATCGGCATCCCGTTCGGCCTCGCGCATTTCCGGCTGGCGAGCGTGAGTCTCGCGCCGCTGGGCAAGCGCGTGCAGCACACGGCGTAA
- a CDS encoding FAD-dependent oxidoreductase — translation MSDVRSRRDFLATTGGAALAGAFLALGLDAVVGVHQALAQSPELAGALTADQLKTLAAVVDRIIPSVDGRAGAARANVARFLDRTLDTLLADFKAPMVGALQAVDAAAAKLQSGATFSTLSTAQQDAVLTDAEKSEWFGLLTTAAKFGFVSDPVHGGNANGEGWKAIGHQHAPTWIPPYGFYDREANAKKPTDGPRTTPLTIPARPAGTPTRKFRPTDEVDVVIIGSGAAGGSVAWELARAGVSVLVLEAGPHRTEKDFTHDDARIFLAGEMTNDLKKIPQSYRPNASAPTTPVTGGFDSGLMYARTVGGSSLHWTANFWRLRPVDFNERTTWGDIPGSGFADWPITYDDMEPWYTRAERVLGVSGDHTQNPFEPRRSAPYPLPPIPVKSSGVLFERGARKLGLHPFPSPMAIISRPYGNRVPCQACGACLGYGCEYGAKGGSMAVTLRQAEMSGRCEVRANSYVRKIEVNEAGRATGVVYFDANGKEVFQKAKCVVLSANGSETPRLLLNSKSNRFPQGLANSSGMVGKHLMFNTYATVSGVFDELLNEFKGPMVTRALWDFYDADPKRGFYGGGGMDARWGSVSPMIGALESVGPKTPQWGAAWARAVHHNYPRYMVVSSHATSVPMPTNTVDLDPTLKDAWGVPALRVTYTDHPDDLKFAEFQLTKAQEILEAAGAKETWKFPMQPQKGNVHLLGTARMGNDPQRSVVDKNNRSHDVKNLFIVDGSSLVTSTRGQPTGTIFALGFRAGSYIAQASKRGEI, via the coding sequence ATGTCTGACGTTCGCTCCCGCCGGGACTTTCTTGCGACCACCGGAGGCGCGGCGCTTGCCGGCGCCTTCCTCGCCCTTGGCCTGGACGCCGTGGTCGGCGTCCATCAGGCCCTGGCGCAGTCGCCGGAACTCGCCGGAGCCCTCACGGCCGATCAGCTGAAGACGCTCGCCGCCGTGGTCGATCGCATCATTCCGTCAGTGGACGGTCGCGCCGGCGCGGCGCGTGCCAATGTCGCACGCTTCCTCGATCGCACACTCGACACGCTGCTCGCCGACTTCAAGGCGCCGATGGTGGGCGCCCTCCAGGCGGTGGACGCGGCCGCCGCCAAGCTGCAGAGTGGCGCGACCTTCAGCACGCTGAGCACCGCACAACAGGATGCCGTGCTCACCGACGCGGAAAAGAGCGAGTGGTTTGGCCTGCTGACCACCGCGGCCAAGTTCGGCTTCGTGTCCGATCCCGTGCACGGCGGCAACGCGAACGGCGAAGGATGGAAAGCCATCGGCCATCAACACGCGCCGACGTGGATACCGCCCTACGGCTTCTACGATCGCGAGGCCAATGCGAAGAAGCCCACCGACGGGCCGCGCACCACGCCGCTCACGATTCCCGCCCGCCCAGCCGGCACGCCCACCAGGAAGTTCCGCCCGACCGACGAGGTGGACGTTGTCATCATCGGCTCCGGTGCCGCCGGTGGGTCAGTGGCCTGGGAACTCGCCCGCGCCGGCGTCAGCGTGCTGGTGCTCGAAGCGGGGCCGCATCGCACCGAGAAGGACTTCACGCACGACGATGCGCGCATCTTCCTCGCCGGCGAGATGACAAATGATCTGAAGAAGATCCCGCAGAGCTATCGTCCGAATGCCAGCGCGCCGACCACGCCGGTGACCGGTGGCTTTGACAGCGGGTTGATGTACGCGCGCACCGTGGGCGGGTCGTCGCTGCACTGGACCGCCAACTTCTGGCGGCTGCGTCCGGTGGATTTCAACGAGCGCACCACGTGGGGCGACATCCCCGGCTCCGGCTTTGCCGACTGGCCCATCACGTACGACGACATGGAGCCGTGGTACACGCGCGCTGAGCGCGTACTCGGCGTGAGTGGCGATCACACGCAGAACCCCTTCGAACCGCGCCGTTCCGCGCCCTATCCACTGCCGCCGATTCCGGTGAAGAGCTCCGGTGTGCTCTTCGAGCGCGGCGCGCGCAAGCTGGGGCTCCATCCGTTCCCGAGCCCGATGGCGATTATCAGCCGTCCGTACGGCAATCGCGTCCCCTGCCAGGCGTGCGGCGCGTGCCTGGGCTACGGGTGCGAGTATGGCGCCAAGGGCGGCTCCATGGCCGTCACGCTGCGTCAGGCCGAGATGAGCGGCCGCTGTGAAGTGCGCGCCAACAGCTACGTGCGCAAGATCGAAGTCAACGAAGCCGGACGCGCCACGGGCGTCGTGTACTTCGACGCGAACGGGAAGGAAGTCTTCCAGAAGGCCAAGTGCGTGGTGCTTTCCGCGAACGGTTCGGAGACGCCGCGCCTGCTCCTCAACAGCAAGTCGAACCGCTTCCCCCAGGGCCTCGCGAACTCCAGCGGCATGGTAGGCAAGCATCTGATGTTCAACACGTACGCCACCGTGAGCGGCGTGTTCGACGAACTGCTGAATGAGTTCAAGGGCCCCATGGTGACGCGCGCGCTCTGGGATTTCTACGACGCCGACCCGAAGCGTGGCTTCTACGGCGGTGGCGGCATGGACGCGCGGTGGGGGAGTGTCTCGCCCATGATCGGCGCCCTCGAATCGGTGGGGCCCAAGACGCCGCAGTGGGGCGCGGCGTGGGCGCGCGCGGTGCATCACAACTATCCGCGCTACATGGTCGTGAGCTCGCACGCCACGTCGGTGCCGATGCCGACCAACACCGTGGACCTCGACCCCACCCTCAAGGACGCATGGGGCGTGCCGGCGCTGCGGGTGACGTACACCGATCACCCCGACGATCTCAAGTTCGCCGAGTTCCAGCTCACCAAGGCGCAGGAGATTCTCGAGGCGGCCGGTGCCAAGGAGACATGGAAGTTCCCCATGCAGCCGCAGAAGGGGAACGTGCATCTGCTCGGCACGGCGCGCATGGGCAACGACCCGCAGCGCAGCGTCGTGGACAAGAACAACCGCTCGCACGATGTGAAGAATCTGTTCATCGTGGACGGCA